The region CCCGTGAGCAATCGGTTGTAGAAGAGGTTGAAGTAAGCCGAGGGAACGTAGAAACGCCGTCGACTCTGAGCCAGCCCGATGTCGAGAGACTCGATTTGCTTGTCGAGCGCATCGATGTCCGGAGCGTTGCCCACGGCGAAATCGACGAGAACGTCCCCGAGAGCATCCCGAGCCTTCAGGTCATCGAAGACCGGATCGAGTTCTCCCCCTACGAAGGGGAACACGTCGGGATCGATGGGTGGCGTCTCCAGGAGCCAACGGCGTTCCTGACTCGTTCCCAGGATTCGATTCAACGTGATCCGGGCGGCGTCTTCGTCCTCGGCGGCGACGAAGAGCGCGCTTCGTCTTTGGGCGACCGCCGCCTGCCAGCGGTAGATCTCGTCCATTCCGGAATAGCCGACCTCGCGTCTCAGACGCGCCAGCTCGAGGAAGGACTCGCTGAGCCTGAGGTTATCGGCTTGTACGGCGTACAGCGCCTGCGTCACCGCGAGCCCGTAGAACGCGGTGCCCGCGTCCCCGAGTACGCCGACACGATCCGCCTCACGCTGAAACTCGCTGCCTTCGTACACACGCTGGGACGAACGATACCTGCTGATGGCGCCGTCGTCGAAAATCATCTGCTTCACGCTCAGGCCGAAAGTCGTCGCGTCGTCGGGGAGGACGTCTTGCAAGAGATTCGTCTGCCGATATCCCAAGCTCGAAATCGCCCGGGGGAGAAGGGGGCTCCGCGCACGATACTGCTCTTGCCGGACGCTCTCGATGATCTCGTCCTGGACGGAAAGGAACTTGTTGCTGAGCTCCGCTTGTTCCAGCGCCTGAGAAGGGGCGAGGGGCTCGGCGCCTCTCTGGTCGATCTCGTCTTCGTGCAGAATCGATGCGAAGATCCTGGTTTCGAGCGATGGAACGTAGCCGACGGCGAGGGCCGTCCTAGCGTTCACCATCAATCGCTCTTCCACCGATAGAAGAACGGGAAGATCCTGTGCCGCTTCCCCCCGGACGAGCCGGGCGACGTTGAGGGCAATGCGCCGCACGTGCTGCTCGGTGACGTCGGGGATGAGCGCCGCGAGCGCGCCGAGGCTCACGTCGGGGTGCCCGACGAGGCTGAAAGTCGGGACGCCCCGACTGGTGAGCCCGGCGATCAGCCGCGAGCGCTCGGCTTCACTGAGTCGCGGAAGCCGCGTGAGGTAGGCCGCCTGTATCGCTTCCTGAGAAGCCAGGAAGGCGTCGACGTCCTGCTCCACTTCGGCGAAGCGGACGTCGATTCCGAGAGTCGATTCGTATTGCTCGAGGACCGACGCGATTTCGGGCAACAGCTCGAGATCCGACGGGCCCACCACGACGGTGACCGAGTCGATGGCCAACATCTCGCGAAACGCTGCGAGGTCCTGTTCCGCCCGATGAGGAAGTACGGTGAAACTCAGGTTCTCTTTCAGGGAGCGATCGCTCGCGTCGTAGGGAAGCCGGAAGACGTCGGAAAGCTGGAGATAAATGCTCACCACGGGTTTGGGGAGCACCCGTCCCTCTCGCGCCGCCTCCAGGGTGGCGTGAAGGCCGTCGGCGAGCACGATGTCGACGTCCGGATCGTCGAGGGCCGCCGCCAGAGCCGCCGAGACGCGTTCGGGAGACCATCGGGCGTCGAAGGCCTCTCGGCGATCGAAGCGAACCACGACGCCGTCAGGCAGATGCCGTTCGAGCTCGGATTCCACGAGAGCCGTGAAATCCCGGTCGGTCGGAGGCCCGTCTCGGACCACCGCCACGACCAGGGGAATTGTCGCGGGAGCCGATTCCTGGGCGAAAACGGCTCCCAGAGACAGGATCGACGCGAGGAGCATCGCGCCCAGTCCTCGAGCCATGTCGGGCATTGTTGGCCCCTCCACCGCGCTATGCTACTCGCAGAATTACGGGATCAGACAAGAAAAACTACTAGAGTATTCAATGCCGTGGCGGGAGTGGTGACGAAACGACGATTCTTACCCCCGGTTAACCGCTTTCGGCTAGGCTTGTCGGAATGAAGCTCCTGCTCGTGGAGGACGAATCCAAGCTGTCGCGGAGCCTCCGATCGGCGCTCGGGCGGGAGGGCTATTCGGTCGACGTCGCCCTCGACGGCGAGATGGCGCTCGATTACGCCGAGATCTATGAATACGACCTGATC is a window of Vicinamibacteria bacterium DNA encoding:
- a CDS encoding TolC family protein; this encodes MEGPTMPDMARGLGAMLLASILSLGAVFAQESAPATIPLVVAVVRDGPPTDRDFTALVESELERHLPDGVVVRFDRREAFDARWSPERVSAALAAALDDPDVDIVLADGLHATLEAAREGRVLPKPVVSIYLQLSDVFRLPYDASDRSLKENLSFTVLPHRAEQDLAAFREMLAIDSVTVVVGPSDLELLPEIASVLEQYESTLGIDVRFAEVEQDVDAFLASQEAIQAAYLTRLPRLSEAERSRLIAGLTSRGVPTFSLVGHPDVSLGALAALIPDVTEQHVRRIALNVARLVRGEAAQDLPVLLSVEERLMVNARTALAVGYVPSLETRIFASILHEDEIDQRGAEPLAPSQALEQAELSNKFLSVQDEIIESVRQEQYRARSPLLPRAISSLGYRQTNLLQDVLPDDATTFGLSVKQMIFDDGAISRYRSSQRVYEGSEFQREADRVGVLGDAGTAFYGLAVTQALYAVQADNLRLSESFLELARLRREVGYSGMDEIYRWQAAVAQRRSALFVAAEDEDAARITLNRILGTSQERRWLLETPPIDPDVFPFVGGELDPVFDDLKARDALGDVLVDFAVGNAPDIDALDKQIESLDIGLAQSRRRFYVPSAYFNLFYNRLLTG